A single region of the Desulfobacterales bacterium genome encodes:
- a CDS encoding VacJ family lipoprotein, with translation MKKKNGKAAAWLFLLLLPVWAVPGVTPCFAGETGGGRSIAASGGGPADQAGFADGDEVWLLGEEEETDTARPAIADPLEPLNRFFFRFNDRLYFRVIKPVATVYARVTAEDVRICVRNFFTNLSAPVRMVNNILQGKVNAAGIELARFALNSTLGVVGLADAARDGFGLAPPLEEDLGQTLGVYGIGPGIYLNWPLLGPSTVRDTVGMVGDAFLEPLTYVANGRLETSALFYGVEELNHASLTLGDYELFITTSLDPYSAMRDIYYQYRQGRINDLSGRGDGPAR, from the coding sequence ATGAAAAAGAAAAACGGAAAAGCGGCTGCATGGTTGTTTCTGCTGCTGTTGCCGGTCTGGGCCGTACCGGGTGTTACCCCTTGTTTTGCCGGTGAAACCGGGGGAGGGCGGTCGATTGCCGCGTCCGGCGGCGGGCCGGCGGACCAGGCGGGGTTTGCAGATGGGGACGAGGTCTGGCTCCTGGGCGAGGAAGAGGAGACCGATACCGCCCGGCCGGCGATTGCCGATCCCCTGGAGCCGCTGAACCGGTTTTTTTTCCGGTTTAACGACAGGCTCTATTTCCGGGTGATCAAGCCCGTGGCCACGGTATACGCAAGGGTGACGGCCGAGGATGTCCGGATCTGTGTGCGTAATTTTTTTACAAACCTGTCCGCGCCGGTGCGAATGGTCAACAACATTCTCCAGGGCAAGGTGAATGCGGCCGGGATTGAACTGGCCCGGTTCGCGCTGAATTCCACGCTCGGCGTTGTCGGCCTTGCCGACGCGGCCAGGGACGGTTTCGGGCTGGCGCCGCCCCTGGAAGAAGATCTGGGCCAGACCCTCGGGGTGTACGGGATCGGGCCCGGCATCTATCTGAACTGGCCGCTGCTCGGGCCGTCGACCGTCCGGGACACCGTGGGCATGGTCGGGGACGCCTTTCTGGAGCCCCTGACCTATGTTGCCAACGGCCGCCTGGAAACCTCGGCCCTGTTTTATGGCGTGGAGGAGCTCAACCACGCCTCGCTTACCCTGGGCGATTATGAGCTGTTTATAACAACCTCGCTTGATCCCTATTCGGCCATGCGTGATATTTACTACCAGTATCGTCAGGGCCGGATCAACGACCTGTCCGGCCGGGGAGACGGCCCGGCAAGGTGA
- the mlaD gene encoding outer membrane lipid asymmetry maintenance protein MlaD produces the protein MKKLTTELTVGIFMITGFFAFVYLSLQLGEFSIFAMEKNYTLQAEFDNVTGLKPGASVEIAGVVVGRVAKIVLAADDMARVVMLIDKNVKIGKDAIASIKTRGLIGDKYIRILQDGGGEPLADGGMILETESAIDIEALVSKYIFGNM, from the coding sequence ATGAAGAAGCTGACAACCGAACTGACGGTGGGGATTTTCATGATCACGGGTTTTTTCGCCTTTGTCTATCTATCCCTGCAGCTGGGTGAATTTTCGATCTTTGCCATGGAAAAAAACTACACCCTGCAGGCGGAGTTTGATAATGTGACCGGTTTGAAACCAGGGGCCTCGGTGGAGATCGCCGGGGTGGTGGTGGGCCGGGTAGCGAAGATTGTTCTGGCGGCCGATGACATGGCCCGGGTGGTGATGTTGATTGACAAGAACGTTAAAATCGGCAAAGACGCCATTGCCTCGATCAAGACCCGGGGACTTATCGGTGACAAGTATATCCGGATCCTGCAGGACGGCGGCGGCGAACCGCTGGCAGACGGCGGGATGATTCTCGAGACCGAGTCGGCCATTGACATCGAGGCCCTGGTCAGCAAGTACATCTTCGGCAACATGTGA
- a CDS encoding ATP-binding cassette domain-containing protein, which yields MSKPIIQFVDVVKRFGPQVVLNRVNLEIPVGRTTVIAGQSGQGKSVTLRLILGLMRPDSGQVLVEGRDVARMSPRQLGELRTNFGVLFQGAALFDSLTVFGNVALPLQERTRSSRRQIRERVMTTLEQLDLAGHQDKYPAQLSGGMKKRVGLARALQLDPRIMLFDEPTTGLDPARTMEIYRLFDRTHCRLGYTAVIVSHDIPKVFNLADQVIILNDGGMKQFSSPEEIQWSDDPEIREFVKMTMGQIYQSQSAEQGL from the coding sequence ATGAGTAAGCCGATTATTCAGTTCGTCGACGTGGTCAAGCGCTTTGGCCCCCAGGTGGTGCTCAACCGGGTGAACCTGGAGATCCCGGTGGGCAGAACCACGGTTATCGCCGGGCAGAGCGGCCAGGGCAAGAGCGTTACCCTGAGGCTGATCCTCGGGCTGATGCGGCCCGATTCCGGGCAGGTGCTGGTCGAGGGCCGGGATGTGGCCCGGATGAGCCCGCGTCAACTGGGAGAGTTACGGACCAATTTCGGGGTACTCTTCCAGGGCGCGGCCCTGTTCGATTCCCTGACCGTGTTCGGTAACGTGGCCCTGCCGTTGCAGGAGCGGACCCGAAGCAGCCGCCGGCAGATCCGGGAGCGGGTGATGACCACCCTGGAGCAACTGGACCTTGCCGGACACCAGGACAAGTATCCGGCCCAACTCAGCGGGGGGATGAAAAAAAGGGTGGGTCTGGCCCGGGCCCTGCAACTCGATCCCAGGATCATGTTGTTCGATGAACCCACCACCGGTCTTGATCCGGCCAGGACCATGGAGATCTACCGGCTCTTTGACCGGACCCATTGCCGGCTCGGCTACACCGCGGTGATTGTCAGCCATGATATCCCCAAGGTGTTCAATCTGGCGGATCAGGTAATCATTCTCAATGACGGCGGGATGAAGCAATTTTCCAGTCCCGAGGAGATTCAATGGTCCGACGACCCGGAGATCAGGGAGTTCGTCAAGATGACCATGGGCCAAATCTATCAAAGCCAATCGGCGGAACAGGGACTATGA
- a CDS encoding MlaE family lipid ABC transporter permease subunit: MLQRIERLGNSTIYYVYDLGRMGLFLLSTLKGTVKQPFRLAALVREIRLIGANSVVVIFFTAAFTGLVLGLQGYYTLRQFGSEGLLGSAVALSLIRELGPVLTALMVTGRAGSAMCAELGIMRISEQIDALECMAVDPFRYLIAPKFLATLIAVPILTLFFDVVGIFGGYLAGVKLLGVNPGAYFSGMENSVVNQDINLGLIKSMVFAVLIAWICIGRGYFVQDIRGAGFGAESVSRVTTQAVVLSSISILVWDYLLTAMLL; the protein is encoded by the coding sequence TTGCTGCAACGGATCGAAAGGCTGGGCAACAGCACCATATACTATGTTTACGATCTCGGCCGGATGGGGCTTTTCCTGCTCTCCACCCTGAAGGGGACCGTGAAGCAGCCGTTCCGGCTGGCCGCCCTGGTCAGGGAAATCCGCTTGATCGGCGCCAACTCGGTTGTGGTGATTTTTTTCACCGCTGCCTTCACCGGGCTGGTCCTGGGGCTGCAGGGCTACTATACCCTGCGCCAGTTCGGCTCCGAGGGGCTGCTCGGTTCGGCCGTTGCCCTGAGCCTGATCCGGGAGCTGGGTCCGGTGCTCACCGCATTGATGGTTACCGGCCGGGCCGGTTCGGCCATGTGCGCCGAGCTGGGGATTATGCGGATTTCCGAGCAGATCGACGCCTTGGAATGCATGGCCGTGGACCCCTTTCGCTATCTGATCGCCCCCAAGTTTCTGGCCACCCTGATAGCAGTACCGATTCTTACCCTGTTCTTTGATGTGGTCGGGATATTCGGCGGTTATCTGGCCGGGGTCAAGCTGCTCGGCGTTAACCCGGGGGCCTATTTCAGCGGGATGGAGAACAGCGTTGTCAACCAGGACATCAATCTCGGTCTGATCAAGTCAATGGTTTTCGCGGTGCTGATTGCCTGGATCTGCATCGGCCGCGGCTACTTTGTCCAGGATATCCGCGGTGCCGGCTTCGGGGCCGAGAGCGTCAGCCGGGTAACCACCCAGGCGGTGGTACTCTCTTCAATCTCCATTCTGGTCTGGGACTATCTCCTCACCGCCATGCTGCTATGA
- the zwf gene encoding glucose-6-phosphate dehydrogenase, whose protein sequence is MNTNSGASDHPCPRPDPAGTEPCTIVIFGASGDLTARKLIPALCSLYASGRLPQPITVVGCGRTVMSHEQFRARLKNGWSGDDPAWTRFAGQLFYHPVAYDSADSFQGLAEFLRDLDQSRNTAGNRIFYLATPPFLYPVVAGMLGDLGLAAEGTSGNGWARIVVEKPFGRDLTTAMELDRKLHTGFQEQQVFRIDHYLAKETVQNILMLRFANAIFEPIWNRSFIDYVGIIAGEQLGVEHRAGYYDRAGVLRDMFQNHMMQLLALTAMEPPSLFEADRAQDEKAKVYRSLKPFAAASIQDNLILGQYGAGSIAGKPVAAYRQEPGVDPDSLTPTFALMRLHIDNWRWQGVPFYLASGKRLRNKVTRIVVQFKEVPHSMFRQVLGEHISANRLILGIYPREEISLTFQAKRPGSKFCLQPVTMDFNYDTSFSSPRPDAYQNVLLDCIQGDQMLFWRQDGVELCWSFLSPILEACEACPDPDMLLKSYPAGSWGPAPAEKWMRLIVNPFPGGYESTPRPGSPA, encoded by the coding sequence GTGAATACCAACAGTGGCGCATCCGACCATCCCTGCCCCAGGCCCGACCCGGCCGGCACGGAGCCCTGCACCATTGTCATCTTCGGCGCTTCCGGCGATCTCACCGCCAGGAAACTGATCCCGGCGCTCTGCAGCCTGTACGCATCCGGACGGCTGCCGCAACCGATCACTGTGGTTGGCTGCGGCAGAACGGTGATGAGCCATGAGCAGTTCCGGGCAAGGCTCAAAAACGGCTGGTCCGGAGACGACCCGGCCTGGACCCGGTTCGCCGGACAGCTGTTCTATCATCCAGTGGCCTATGACTCGGCCGACTCCTTCCAGGGGCTGGCCGAGTTTCTCCGGGACCTGGACCAGTCACGCAATACCGCCGGGAACCGGATCTTCTATCTCGCCACCCCGCCCTTCCTCTACCCGGTTGTTGCCGGGATGCTCGGTGATCTCGGCCTGGCGGCAGAGGGAACCAGCGGCAACGGCTGGGCCCGGATCGTGGTGGAAAAACCCTTTGGCCGCGACCTGACAACAGCCATGGAACTGGATCGAAAACTGCATACCGGCTTCCAGGAGCAGCAGGTGTTCCGGATCGACCATTACCTGGCCAAGGAAACGGTCCAGAACATCTTGATGCTCCGTTTTGCCAATGCCATCTTCGAGCCGATCTGGAACCGGAGCTTTATCGATTATGTGGGGATCATTGCCGGCGAGCAACTGGGAGTGGAACATCGGGCCGGTTATTATGACCGGGCCGGGGTGCTGCGCGACATGTTCCAGAACCACATGATGCAGCTGCTGGCCCTTACCGCCATGGAGCCGCCCTCCCTGTTCGAGGCCGACCGGGCCCAGGACGAAAAGGCCAAGGTATACCGGTCCCTCAAGCCCTTTGCAGCGGCAAGCATCCAGGACAATCTGATTCTGGGCCAGTACGGGGCCGGTTCCATTGCCGGCAAACCGGTGGCAGCATACCGGCAAGAGCCCGGGGTCGACCCCGACTCCCTGACCCCCACCTTTGCCCTGATGCGGCTCCATATCGACAACTGGCGCTGGCAGGGAGTTCCCTTTTACCTGGCCTCGGGCAAACGGCTCCGTAACAAGGTGACCCGGATCGTGGTCCAGTTCAAGGAGGTCCCCCACTCCATGTTCCGGCAGGTGCTGGGCGAGCATATCAGCGCCAACCGGCTGATCCTCGGCATCTATCCCCGGGAGGAGATCAGCCTGACCTTTCAGGCCAAGCGTCCGGGCTCCAAGTTCTGCCTGCAACCGGTTACCATGGATTTTAACTATGACACCAGCTTCAGCAGCCCCAGGCCCGATGCCTACCAGAACGTACTCCTGGATTGCATCCAGGGCGATCAGATGCTGTTCTGGCGGCAGGACGGGGTGGAACTCTGCTGGTCGTTCCTGTCGCCGATTCTTGAGGCCTGCGAAGCATGCCCTGATCCGGACATGCTTTTAAAAAGCTATCCAGCCGGCAGTTGGGGACCGGCGCCGGCGGAAAAATGGATGCGGTTGATCGTCAACCCGTTTCCGGGCGGGTACGAATCAACCCCCCGCCCTGGGAGTCCTGCATAA
- a CDS encoding arsenosugar biosynthesis-associated peroxidase-like protein, producing METYYQPKDLAKFGDIGKGAPELGRKFFEYYNAVFADGELSEREKSLIALAVAHAVQCPYCIDAYTQACLEKGSNVDEMTEAIHVATAIRGGASLVHGVQMRNVAGKLSL from the coding sequence ATGGAGACCTACTACCAGCCCAAGGATCTTGCAAAATTCGGTGATATCGGCAAAGGCGCGCCCGAACTCGGCAGAAAATTCTTTGAATACTACAACGCGGTGTTTGCCGACGGCGAACTGAGCGAACGGGAAAAATCCCTGATCGCCCTGGCCGTGGCCCATGCCGTCCAGTGTCCTTACTGTATCGACGCCTATACCCAGGCCTGCCTGGAAAAGGGCTCCAATGTCGATGAAATGACCGAGGCGATCCATGTGGCCACTGCCATCCGCGGCGGGGCATCCCTGGTCCACGGCGTCCAGATGCGAAATGTAGCAGGTAAACTTTCATTGTAA
- the arsS gene encoding arsenosugar biosynthesis radical SAM protein ArsS (Some members of this family are selenoproteins.) yields the protein MMLNREKNSFRQTLASHGIRLTRGRATTLQVNVGLLCNQSCHHCHLNAGPGRDEVMGQETIDQVVALAGRFRFETIDITGGAPEMNPHISDLLRRLAPLAPTVILRSNLTAVSEPGRRHLLDLCSGRRITIVASFPSLNRNQAESQRGPGVFDQSLATLKELNKRGYGRPGSGLSINLVVNPAGAFLPGSQARQEKQFHRALEKKWGIAFNNLYTFANMPLGRFRAWLEKTGNLEGYLQKLTAGFNPCATDGLMCRTMISVAWDGTLFDCDFNQAAGLFLNNVRTHISEIDELPRPGTEIMVADHCYTCTAGAGFT from the coding sequence ATGATGCTGAACAGGGAAAAAAACTCCTTCCGGCAGACACTGGCCAGCCACGGTATCAGGCTGACCCGCGGCCGGGCCACCACCCTGCAGGTCAATGTCGGCCTGCTCTGCAACCAGAGCTGCCATCATTGTCATCTCAATGCCGGACCCGGCCGGGACGAGGTCATGGGCCAAGAGACCATTGATCAGGTGGTGGCCCTGGCAGGAAGATTCCGCTTTGAAACCATTGACATCACCGGCGGGGCCCCGGAAATGAATCCCCATATAAGCGATCTGCTCCGCCGGCTGGCCCCCCTTGCGCCAACAGTGATCCTCCGCTCCAACCTCACCGCTGTCTCCGAGCCCGGCCGGCGCCACCTGCTCGATCTCTGCTCCGGCCGGCGCATAACCATTGTCGCCTCCTTTCCCTCGCTGAACCGGAACCAGGCCGAGTCACAACGCGGCCCCGGCGTGTTCGACCAATCCCTGGCCACCCTCAAGGAACTCAATAAGCGCGGCTACGGCCGGCCGGGCTCGGGATTGAGCATCAACCTGGTGGTCAACCCGGCCGGCGCCTTCCTGCCCGGCTCACAGGCCCGGCAGGAAAAACAGTTCCACCGCGCCCTTGAGAAAAAATGGGGCATTGCCTTTAACAACCTGTACACCTTTGCCAACATGCCCCTGGGCCGGTTCCGGGCCTGGCTGGAGAAAACCGGCAACCTGGAAGGCTACCTGCAAAAACTGACGGCCGGCTTCAACCCCTGCGCCACCGACGGTCTCATGTGCCGGACCATGATCTCGGTTGCCTGGGACGGCACCCTGTTTGACTGTGACTTCAATCAGGCGGCCGGGCTTTTTTTAAACAACGTCCGGACCCATATCTCCGAGATCGATGAGCTGCCCCGGCCGGGAACCGAGATCATGGTGGCGGACCACTGCTATACCTGCACCGCTGGGGCCGGATTCACCTGA
- the pgl gene encoding 6-phosphogluconolactonase: MDSGRWTVDGGRWTVGGGQWTVDRRQGADFLERREYRTLEEAGPDLAGLISGLARAAVRHRGRFTMALAGGNTPRPLYRTLGQPPYREEIPWDHCHLFWGDERWLPADDPAGNYAMARQTLLNSIRIPEQNIHRMVTELATPADGAAAYAETLGRNFPDTGPGHYPALDLILLGMGADGHTASLFPGSDALAARGWVVPVEYPLADPPVPRLTMTLPLINQARCVLFLVAGEKKKELVEAIRRDPETAARIYPAARVRPRGRLIWAVAG, encoded by the coding sequence GTGGACAGTGGGCGGTGGACAGTGGACGGTGGACGGTGGACAGTGGGCGGTGGACAGTGGACGGTGGACAGAAGACAGGGGGCGGATTTCTTGGAAAGAAGGGAGTACCGGACACTTGAGGAGGCTGGCCCCGATCTGGCCGGGCTGATCAGCGGGCTTGCCCGGGCCGCGGTCCGGCACCGGGGCAGGTTCACCATGGCCCTGGCCGGCGGCAACACCCCCCGGCCCCTCTACCGGACTCTGGGCCAGCCCCCTTATCGCGAAGAAATCCCCTGGGACCACTGCCATCTCTTCTGGGGTGACGAACGGTGGCTGCCGGCCGACGATCCGGCCGGCAACTACGCCATGGCCCGGCAGACCCTGCTCAACTCCATCCGGATCCCGGAACAAAACATCCACCGGATGGTCACCGAACTCGCAACCCCGGCCGACGGGGCCGCGGCCTATGCAGAGACCCTGGGCCGAAACTTTCCCGATACCGGCCCGGGCCACTATCCCGCCCTTGATCTGATCCTCCTGGGCATGGGGGCCGACGGCCACACCGCCTCCCTGTTTCCGGGCAGCGACGCGCTTGCCGCCCGTGGCTGGGTCGTGCCGGTGGAATATCCGCTTGCCGACCCGCCGGTACCCCGGCTGACCATGACCCTGCCGCTGATCAACCAGGCCCGCTGCGTTCTCTTCCTGGTGGCCGGGGAGAAGAAAAAGGAGCTGGTGGAGGCCATCCGCCGCGATCCTGAAACCGCGGCCCGCATCTATCCGGCGGCCCGGGTCCGGCCCCGGGGGCGCCTCATCTGGGCCGTGGCCGGATAA